A DNA window from Helianthus annuus cultivar XRQ/B chromosome 15, HanXRQr2.0-SUNRISE, whole genome shotgun sequence contains the following coding sequences:
- the LOC110912773 gene encoding glycerol-3-phosphate dehydrogenase [NAD(+)] 2, chloroplastic isoform X2, with protein MASHVAGRKEQMEVNMLVRDPQICQSINENHCNRKYFPNHKLPQNVIATMDAKAAFTGADFCLHAVPVQFSCSFLEGVAEYVEPGLPFISLSKGLELNTLRMMSQIIPQTLKNSRQPYVALSGPSFALELMNKLPTAMVVASKDKKLAKAVQQLLASKNLRISTTSDVTGVEIAGALKNVLAIAAGIVEGLDLGNNSMAALVAQGCSEIRWLSTKMGAKSTTISGLSGTGDIMLTCFVSLSRNRTVGVRLGSGETLDDILSSMNQVAEGVSTAGAVIALAQKYNVKMPVLTAVAKIIDNELTPQKAVLELMNLPQVEEV; from the exons ATGGCTTCCCATGTTGCAGGTAGAAAGGAGCAAATGGAAGTTAATATGCTTGTACGCGATCCTCAAATTTGTCAATCTATTAACGAGAACCATTGTAACCG TAAATATTTTCCAAACCACAAGCTACCGCAAAATGTCATTGCAACAATGGACGCGAAAGCTGCTTTCACCGGCGCCGACTTTTGTCTCCATGCTGTACCCGTACAG TTCAGTTGTTCGTTTCTGGAGGGTGTTGCAGAGTATGTAGAGCCAGGACTTCCATTTATATCCCTTAGTAAAGGGTTAGAGCTAAACACATTGAGAATGATGTCTCAGATAATTCCACAAACGCTAAAAAACTCTCGACAACCGTATGTTGCGCTCTCTGGGCCTTCTTTTGCACTCGAGTTGATGAACAAGTTGCCTACAG CAATGGTGGTCGCGTCGAAAGACAAAAAGTTGGCGAAAGCAGTTCAGCAACTTCTTGCTTCTAAAAACTTGAGAATCAGCACAACGAG TGATGTTACAGGAGTGGAGATTGCTGGTGCGCTGAAGAATGTACTTGCAATTGCAGCCGGGATCGTTGAAGGTTTGGATCTTGGTAATAATTCTATGGCAGCTCTTGTCGCGCAAGGTTGTTCTGAGATACGATGGTTATCAACAAAG ATGGGTGCCAAGTCAACAACAATATCTGGTTTATCTGGGACGGGGGACATAATGCTTACATGCTTTGTTAGCCTCTCGAGAAATAGAACAGTTGGTGTCCGATTAGGTTCTGGGGAAACACTTGATGATATACTCTCATCCATGAACCAG GTGGCTGAAGGTGTATCAACTGCCGGAGCTGTGATTGCATTGGCACAAAAATACAATGTTAAAATGCCGGTTCTAACAGCAGTTGCAAAGATTATAGATAATGAGCTAACCCCGCAAAAGGCTGTTCTTGAGTTAATGAATCTGCCGCAG GTTGAAGAAGTGTAA
- the LOC110912773 gene encoding glycerol-3-phosphate dehydrogenase [NAD(+)] 2, chloroplastic isoform X1: MASSVFEQPPSSTSFFSNNSISKTQRLLHTNFSPTPKTGRTILLLQCSTSKTSSIVCAAAIDPPPPPDQNRLPSTDADVALEVASATRDRRKIVRVAWEKLVRWSRSLRSRAKTDVLERTNKVVVLGGGSFGTAMASHVAGRKEQMEVNMLVRDPQICQSINENHCNRKYFPNHKLPQNVIATMDAKAAFTGADFCLHAVPVQFSCSFLEGVAEYVEPGLPFISLSKGLELNTLRMMSQIIPQTLKNSRQPYVALSGPSFALELMNKLPTAMVVASKDKKLAKAVQQLLASKNLRISTTSDVTGVEIAGALKNVLAIAAGIVEGLDLGNNSMAALVAQGCSEIRWLSTKMGAKSTTISGLSGTGDIMLTCFVSLSRNRTVGVRLGSGETLDDILSSMNQVAEGVSTAGAVIALAQKYNVKMPVLTAVAKIIDNELTPQKAVLELMNLPQVEEV; the protein is encoded by the exons ATGGCGTCCTCCGTCTTCGAACAACCGCCATCATCAACCTCTTTCTTCTCCAACAATTCAATCTCTAAAACTCAACGGCTTCTTCATACTAATTTCTCTCCGACACCAAAAACTGGACGAACAATTCTTCTTCTGCAGTGTTCTACGTCCAAAACAAGCTCTATAGTGTGTGCTGCAGCAATTGATCCACCGCCTCCGCCGGATCAGAACCGGTTGCCGTCGACGGACGCTGACGTGGCGCTGGAAGTTGCTAGCGCCACCAGAGACCGCCGGAAGATTGTTCGAGTTGCGTGGGAGAAGCTCGTCCGGTGGTCACGATCGTTAAGGTCTAGGGCTAAAACTGACGTTCTAGAACGTACAAATAAG GTGGTAGTTCTAGGCGGTGGATCTTTCGGAACAGCAATGGCTTCCCATGTTGCAGGTAGAAAGGAGCAAATGGAAGTTAATATGCTTGTACGCGATCCTCAAATTTGTCAATCTATTAACGAGAACCATTGTAACCG TAAATATTTTCCAAACCACAAGCTACCGCAAAATGTCATTGCAACAATGGACGCGAAAGCTGCTTTCACCGGCGCCGACTTTTGTCTCCATGCTGTACCCGTACAG TTCAGTTGTTCGTTTCTGGAGGGTGTTGCAGAGTATGTAGAGCCAGGACTTCCATTTATATCCCTTAGTAAAGGGTTAGAGCTAAACACATTGAGAATGATGTCTCAGATAATTCCACAAACGCTAAAAAACTCTCGACAACCGTATGTTGCGCTCTCTGGGCCTTCTTTTGCACTCGAGTTGATGAACAAGTTGCCTACAG CAATGGTGGTCGCGTCGAAAGACAAAAAGTTGGCGAAAGCAGTTCAGCAACTTCTTGCTTCTAAAAACTTGAGAATCAGCACAACGAG TGATGTTACAGGAGTGGAGATTGCTGGTGCGCTGAAGAATGTACTTGCAATTGCAGCCGGGATCGTTGAAGGTTTGGATCTTGGTAATAATTCTATGGCAGCTCTTGTCGCGCAAGGTTGTTCTGAGATACGATGGTTATCAACAAAG ATGGGTGCCAAGTCAACAACAATATCTGGTTTATCTGGGACGGGGGACATAATGCTTACATGCTTTGTTAGCCTCTCGAGAAATAGAACAGTTGGTGTCCGATTAGGTTCTGGGGAAACACTTGATGATATACTCTCATCCATGAACCAG GTGGCTGAAGGTGTATCAACTGCCGGAGCTGTGATTGCATTGGCACAAAAATACAATGTTAAAATGCCGGTTCTAACAGCAGTTGCAAAGATTATAGATAATGAGCTAACCCCGCAAAAGGCTGTTCTTGAGTTAATGAATCTGCCGCAG GTTGAAGAAGTGTAA